Part of the Salinigranum rubrum genome is shown below.
CCGGGCGTTCTGCGACGCCGTTTCGACGCCTTCGTGGGTGGGTGCCGAATCAGAGGTCGACGCGGTCGCCGATTTCGACGATTTCGAGCCGCTCGGGGTACGCGAAGGAGGCCGCGTGGTGGTGGAGGACGGTCGGGTCCGCCGTCATTCCCTTCCACATGTCCCAGTGAGAGGGGAGACAGCGGGTGAGCCGGAGGTCCTTCGCCGCGCGGACGAGTTCGTTCTCGTTCGCGTACCACTTGGTGTGGACGGGTTCGCCCGTCTCCTTGTCCGGGATGTTGCCCTCGGCACCGAACGCCAACACGCCGAGGTCGATGTCGTACCGCTCGCCGATGTCGGAGAACTCCTCGGCGGGCTTGGTGTCGCCGCCGTGGAAGAACGTCCCGCTCGCGTGTTCGACGACGTACGTCACCGGGTGCGTCGAGTCGGGGTCGTTGGAGGGTTCGACGTGGACGGTGAACTCGCCCACCTCGAACGTGTCGCCCTCTTCGACCTCCGAGAACTGGTCGGCGGCGACGTCCCAGTCGTCGGCCCACGCCTCCTCCTCGCGGGCGACGGCGATGGCGTCGTCCGGTCCGAAGAGCGTCGCCCCCGTGTTGGCCAGAATCGGCGCCTGGCTCGGCCCGTGGACGTGGTCGGTGTGTTCGTGCGTCGCCAGCAGCGCGTCCATCTCCTCGACGTCGTCGGGGTCGAACGGCACCGGAACCATCCGAACGGTCCGCGGTGGGTCGCCGAGACCGACGTACGGGTCGATGGCGAGCGTCGTCCCCTCGTGTCCTTTCAGGAAGAAGCCGTTACAGCCGAGGTACCAGACGGCGACGGTGTCGGGCTCCGCGTCCGCGACGGCGCGGGGAAGCCAGTCGCTCCAGTCGGATGTCGACATGCGAGCACGTTCGACGGGGGCCGGTCTAAGCGTTGTGGATGTGTTCTCACTCCCGAACTCCACTCCCGAACGCGAGTCACGAACGCGAGAGCGCCCGCGTCGCTGTCGCCTTGAACGAGACGACGACCTGCGCGCCCTCGTCGAGCGCCATCCGGTCGAGGCTGTCGATGGTGAGGAGCGCCCACAGCGGCGTCTCGGTGCCGACATCGACGACGACGCGTCCGATCGACTCGCCTCTGACGACCTCCGACACCCGCCCCTCGAACCGGTTCCGGGCGCTGGTCGCGTCGGGCGCAGGCGCTTCATCGGGGAGTTCGATGGTCACCGCGTCGGCGCGGACGGACACCTCGACGTCCGCTCCCTCCTCGACACCGCTCGGCACGAGCGTCAGCACGCGCCCGGGCGCCGCCTCGACCGTCGCGAGTTCGCCGTCCACCGCGACGACCCTCCCGGGGAACACCGAAAGCGTGGCGTCGGCGACGCCGGCGAACTCGGCGCCGAGGCGGTCGAACCGCGCGAGCAGGTCCCGCGCGCGCTCGGTGAGTTCGCTCCCGCCACCACCGGCGCCGCCGCGCCGCCGTTCGACCAGCGAGCCGAACACCTCCTCCAGTTCGACCACGCGCCGCTGGGCGTGGGCGAACGACCGTCCGAGCGCATCCGCCGCGGCGTTCAGCGACCCGTGGTCGTCGACGGCTC
Proteins encoded:
- a CDS encoding TOBE domain-containing protein, yielding MEGIPDATVRIESGDVAFDARDAALLRAVDDHGSLNAAADALGRSFAHAQRRVVELEEVFGSLVERRRGGAGGGGSELTERARDLLARFDRLGAEFAGVADATLSVFPGRVVAVDGELATVEAAPGRVLTLVPSGVEEGADVEVSVRADAVTIELPDEAPAPDATSARNRFEGRVSEVVRGESIGRVVVDVGTETPLWALLTIDSLDRMALDEGAQVVVSFKATATRALSRS
- a CDS encoding MBL fold metallo-hydrolase, with translation MSTSDWSDWLPRAVADAEPDTVAVWYLGCNGFFLKGHEGTTLAIDPYVGLGDPPRTVRMVPVPFDPDDVEEMDALLATHEHTDHVHGPSQAPILANTGATLFGPDDAIAVAREEEAWADDWDVAADQFSEVEEGDTFEVGEFTVHVEPSNDPDSTHPVTYVVEHASGTFFHGGDTKPAEEFSDIGERYDIDLGVLAFGAEGNIPDKETGEPVHTKWYANENELVRAAKDLRLTRCLPSHWDMWKGMTADPTVLHHHAASFAYPERLEIVEIGDRVDL